In the Primulina eburnea isolate SZY01 chromosome 15, ASM2296580v1, whole genome shotgun sequence genome, CTAGACACCCTGGATATTATCCGATGTAAACCCTCCGACACTCAATTCAACGCTGTCCAAAACTAAAGAAGTGAGCAAAAATGAGATCTTGGATAGTATAAAATAAGAATTTGTTGAGAGTAAATGAGAACTTACCTTGAAAAGAGAGACTTGGTCTATCTATAGGTTTTTGGAAGACTTGCAGGCTTGGGGCCTTACATGAGCTTAATGGTCCTTTATTGGGCTAATTAAGCTTAACTATTTGGCTATTACCCATCTGAGATATTAATGGCTAACAAAGCCTCACTCCATTTGTTGTCCTACGGGTCATATTTTACTCTTTAATCCAAGAATAATTacaaagaaaatataatttttccaaTGTGTGAGCTCATATTAAGAGTTGGGTACTTTCATAGGGTTGCATCAAAGACCAGGTTTGAACCCTCTAGCAGAATGCACATTGAACAGGTTGAATTTTCAACTCAACTCAAATAAAATCTCAGAATGGCTATGTGGCAGATACTATGttcattttttcaaaaaaaaatctagtataAACTTATAAGACAGAGGTTTGAATTTTTGTTTGGAGTACTCTACTTGTGATTTTATGCTATGAATTGGACTTCTGTATGCTTGGCGACTGAATGTTTCTCGCTCAAACAGTGATGTTTGGAAACATAATCCTGCATGAATTTATTGTCCAGAATCATGCCTTATATAAGATTGTCTGCAAGGTCGAAGACtgaatcaaatatatatatcatgagtGCTAAGTGGGGGTTTCTATAACTCCATTTTTATTGAATATCAATCACGAGAGCGTGGGAACAATCAGATTACAAATAGTCAAATACTGATGGCAAGCAGCCAAATTTGAATATCAAGCATAAACACAtcaacaacaaaataaaattgaaggTTCTACTTTTGGCCCTTCCTTTTCCACAGGTCCCCAAACATTCTAATACCAGAACCTTTTCTTTTTCCGccttcaaaaacatcatcaCTTTCATCATCCATTGGCCTAGGGGAATCAGCATAACCGGGATACACACCAACCGGGATTCTATAATGATTATCCATGGATCCACACCTCTCAGATATCCTTCTTCCGTTCATCTCTACTCCCCCTGCTGCAAGAACTGCTGCTGCAGCGTCAGCTGCTTTCCTCCATTGCTCGGTTTGCACCCGAAGCATCTTCATCTCACTTTCTAACTCTTCCTTTGCCTTTTCGGCGGCTATTAGCTTCTCGTTGATCTGGAATGCGTTGTTTTTAGTATTTTCAAGTTCTTGATCCGCTTTATTCAACTTCAAAATCAGCTCCGCTGTCTGAGATTGAGCTGATGATATATTAAGTGATTTCTCGTTAAGCTCGTTCCTTAAGCTCTGATTTTCTCGACGAAAAACGTCCATTTCTTTGTCTTTTTCTTCGAGCTTGGTTTTCAACAAGTTTATCTCATCATTCTTTGATCCCAACTCATCAAAAGTGGCATTATTTGGCTCTGTTATTACCGGCGTTCCAGGCAACAAATCACCGGATCTAGATACGACTCGTGTCTTAGTTTCCATAGGAACTTCAAAAACATCAGTTTCGTTCTCTACTTCATCAGACGATTCAAACTCTGCAACACTGCTGTTTTTTATATCCATCTCTTTGGTTTTCATTGAAGTTGAGTGCTTCTCTTGGATCTGCATCGATTCTGTGACGTTTTGTTGTTTCTTTGCTTTTTTCTCAAGATGTTCCTGAACCACTTTTTTGGCAGCATCAGCTGACACTAATTGGTCTTTAAGACTTTTGAGCTCATCTTGAGCTTGCCCAAGTTGAGATTCTAAATCAGCAATTCGCGTCCCGAGCTTCTTTTTATTTACCGGATCAGATTGGGCACCACGAGGAGAACGACCCTCTGCAATTTTCGGGCTCCTTTCAGTCCTAACACGATTGTGTAGCGGATCAGAAGCAGAGCTCGAGGTCCTGAGATGAGGGGGGCCTCGGGGAGTTTGCTTTTGAGGCACTTCTGTTAACCTGTTCTCATGAATCTTGATCAAATCAATGAAATGACAGCAAATCGATGCAATAATGAGATTCCAGGTTATGAGAAATACCTTGTTGTTCTTGGCATTCTTGATCAAGTTTAAAGGCAAATAATTTTTAACAGCAGCAGAACTTAATGTTTGATCTGtataatttgaaatattataaTAGAAGGGGTTTCAGCAAGAGACGGCACGCATTCGACAACAATTACTTCTAACACTAAATCGGAAGAAAAAGGGACTGCCTGAAATATTATCCATGACAGATCATTAATGAAGTATCACATTTACTTCAATGCacctaaatttaaaaaaaaaaaaaaaaaaaaactctagcATACAATCAAGACTTGTATATAGCTTCATCATACCTTTTCAAGTAAAGATTAAAACAAACATACGCGGAAAAATCAAGTTGATTGCTCAGACATATATATCTCATGTAACATAAAGAAGTGTCCAAAGGTTTGACGCATGCTTTTTTTTCCACAAAAGAAAGTAACTTTGCAGTCCACTTACGGCAACTTTTAATGCAATGAAAAGATGTGCAGACCTTTGCCTACGTACGTTGTACGGGATTCAATTTGGTTGTGTTAAAAACGATGATCAAGTGGATGCTCAAGAGATCTGAAGTTACAGAAGTAGTCCGCAAATAAAGATCCAGGATCAAGAATCAGTCATTTATTATTAAATCCTTCATTTAATTTCAAGAATCTTGAGGTTAATGCTGTTAAAATACAAAAACCCTTTTAACTAAGCATATAATCGAGCTtcgagcaaaaaaaaaaaaaccccacaGGGAGCGACAGATCAAAGTTAATCACTGTTGTAATCGCAAATTAACCCCCCCAATTAAAAAGAACTGACACCATGAAGATAAAATATTGGAAAAAAGAATTCAGAGCTCAGAATCAAAGAAATGACTCGATCACAAATCTCACCTTACCTTGAACAAGTTTCGTTTGCCCTTTCTTCTCTGCAAAATgggaagacagcacaagatcaaGAACGAACACCTAACATACAGAAAATGAAGAGTGGGGTGTTGTAGCCGTTGAATGGCATTTATTAATGCATATCTGTAAATATAAATGGACAGCTCTACACGTGACCCCAGACAAGCGGTAAAAACTATATGTTTTATGTACATGCATTGAAAGCATATTAccattttcaaattttgaactACCTTCTTCTTTTTTGGATATAATTTGAATTACTTACAGGTTAACAAGTGTGAATAAATCATACTCATCAATGTACGTAGtaacaacatatatcatatatgtgtaaat is a window encoding:
- the LOC140813933 gene encoding interactor of constitutive active ROPs 4-like; this encodes MPRTTRLTEVPQKQTPRGPPHLRTSSSASDPLHNRVRTERSPKIAEGRSPRGAQSDPVNKKKLGTRIADLESQLGQAQDELKSLKDQLVSADAAKKVVQEHLEKKAKKQQNVTESMQIQEKHSTSMKTKEMDIKNSSVAEFESSDEVENETDVFEVPMETKTRVVSRSGDLLPGTPVITEPNNATFDELGSKNDEINLLKTKLEEKDKEMDVFRRENQSLRNELNEKSLNISSAQSQTAELILKLNKADQELENTKNNAFQINEKLIAAEKAKEELESEMKMLRVQTEQWRKAADAAAAVLAAGGVEMNGRRISERCGSMDNHYRIPVGVYPGYADSPRPMDDESDDVFEGGKRKGSGIRMFGDLWKRKGQK